The Ferviditalea candida genome has a window encoding:
- a CDS encoding YitT family protein: MPKAVKRRKDPIIKSGSPVHFLLEYGLLFAGSLVIALSFNLFLNPNRIASGGVAGISTIVEAVWGIQPALTQWALNIPLFLLGVVLLGGKFGVKTAVGSVILPFLVLITSHIEPPTKDVLLASIYGGIGIGVGLGLVFRGRGSTGGLDLAAQILHKYTGVSLGLAIALLDGMVILTAGIVFSPANALYAMIGLFVTSKTIDVVQLGLSTSKVAYIITEKTEEMSAAVLYDLDRGLTRLSGQGGYTGDVRPVLMVVISNREVSKIKSVVRSVDPRAFMILSDAAEVFGEGFKLHV; this comes from the coding sequence TTGCCAAAGGCTGTCAAGCGGAGGAAAGATCCGATCATAAAATCGGGAAGTCCTGTTCACTTCTTGCTGGAATACGGCTTGCTGTTCGCCGGATCCTTGGTTATTGCGCTCAGTTTCAACCTGTTTTTAAATCCGAATCGGATCGCTTCCGGCGGGGTGGCAGGAATTTCGACCATCGTTGAAGCCGTGTGGGGGATACAACCGGCGCTCACCCAGTGGGCGCTCAACATCCCCCTGTTTTTGCTGGGAGTTGTGCTGCTGGGAGGGAAATTCGGGGTCAAAACGGCTGTCGGCTCGGTGATTCTGCCGTTTCTCGTACTGATCACCTCGCATATCGAACCGCCTACCAAAGATGTTCTGCTTGCGTCGATCTATGGGGGCATCGGAATCGGAGTCGGTTTAGGGCTTGTTTTTCGAGGCCGGGGTTCGACGGGCGGACTCGATTTGGCTGCACAAATCCTGCATAAATACACGGGAGTCAGCCTTGGTCTGGCGATTGCTCTGCTGGACGGAATGGTCATTCTGACGGCTGGGATCGTATTTTCACCGGCAAACGCGCTTTATGCAATGATCGGCCTGTTCGTTACCAGCAAAACCATCGATGTGGTGCAGTTGGGGCTCTCTACCTCCAAAGTCGCCTACATCATTACGGAGAAAACGGAGGAAATGTCGGCCGCCGTGCTGTATGATCTGGACCGCGGTCTGACCCGGCTGTCGGGACAAGGTGGGTATACCGGCGATGTGCGTCCCGTTTTGATGGTGGTCATTTCCAATCGCGAGGTCAGTAAAATCAAGTCGGTGGTAAGGTCGGTTGATCCGCGGGCTTTTATGATACTCAGCGACGCCGCGGAGGTTTTTGGCGAAGGGTTTAAACTGCATGTTTAA
- the argB gene encoding acetylglutamate kinase, protein MGQACFVMKCGGSTLAELPDLFYRDLQKLQSEGMIPVIVHGGGPAISEILSKLNIETEFVNGLRKTNEAVLDVVEMVLSGKINKEIVRKIQQNGAKALGLSGVDGMLIQAEPVENAAEVGFVGEVTRVNAELLQSIIGLGFMPVIAPLGLDLHGQRYNINADTAAGAVASHLDVEQMIVVTDVPGIMNGDKRILPEVTVDKIDGMIRSGEIYGGMIPKVRAAVQCIQGQVKRVVIVDGKEPGILSRVLSGERIGTRIVKDVGAER, encoded by the coding sequence ATGGGGCAAGCTTGTTTTGTGATGAAATGCGGCGGCAGCACGCTGGCCGAGCTGCCCGATCTGTTTTACCGGGACTTGCAGAAACTGCAGTCGGAAGGCATGATTCCGGTTATTGTGCATGGGGGAGGTCCGGCGATCTCCGAAATACTGTCCAAGCTGAACATCGAGACCGAGTTTGTGAACGGACTGCGCAAAACGAATGAAGCGGTGCTGGATGTGGTGGAAATGGTTCTGTCCGGCAAAATCAACAAGGAGATCGTGCGCAAAATCCAGCAGAACGGCGCCAAAGCGCTTGGCCTGTCCGGCGTTGACGGAATGCTGATTCAAGCGGAGCCCGTCGAGAACGCAGCGGAGGTCGGCTTCGTCGGCGAGGTAACGCGGGTGAATGCGGAACTGCTTCAAAGCATCATCGGTCTCGGATTTATGCCGGTTATTGCTCCCTTGGGATTGGACCTGCACGGACAACGATATAATATCAATGCCGACACGGCGGCCGGAGCGGTCGCATCGCATCTCGATGTGGAGCAAATGATCGTCGTCACGGACGTCCCCGGTATCATGAACGGAGATAAACGAATTCTTCCCGAGGTCACAGTGGACAAAATTGACGGGATGATCCGCTCGGGAGAAATCTACGGGGGCATGATTCCCAAAGTGCGGGCGGCGGTGCAGTGCATCCAGGGTCAGGTCAAACGGGTCGTCATCGTCGATGGCAAGGAACCGGGGATCCTCAGCAGGGTACTTTCCGGCGAAAGGATCGGCACGCGCATTGTCAAGGATGTTGGGGCAGAACGCTAA
- the argC gene encoding N-acetyl-gamma-glutamyl-phosphate reductase, translating into MNSLRVAIVGSTGYGGVELIRLLLQHPKVTIASVISSSNSGVSIAEGFPHLQEILSDELDPIDIDLIKGKADVVFTATPSGVSTELIPRLLEAGLKVIDLSGDFRLKSGELYGQWYKHKAAEPQYLERAVYGLAELFGEEARGVDFISNPGCYPTAAALGLAPALAAGWIDPDSVIIDAKSGVSGSGRGLNLSAHFSEVNENFSVYKVNRHQHIPEIEQTLSLIAGREITVTFTTHLVPMTRGIMCTMYGSLNGDRTEEDLIELYRKYYEGRPFVRIRGKGKWPATKEVAGSNYCDIGFAADRRTGRLTIISVIDNIVKGAAGQAVQNLNLMMGWDEQTGLRLTPIFP; encoded by the coding sequence ATGAATTCTTTAAGGGTGGCGATTGTCGGTTCCACGGGCTACGGCGGCGTCGAATTGATTCGCCTGCTCCTTCAGCATCCGAAAGTGACGATTGCGTCCGTAATCTCGTCATCGAATTCGGGAGTATCGATCGCTGAAGGATTTCCGCATTTGCAGGAAATTTTATCCGATGAGCTCGACCCGATCGACATTGATTTGATCAAAGGCAAAGCGGATGTCGTGTTTACCGCTACTCCGTCAGGCGTCAGTACGGAGCTGATTCCCCGCCTGCTGGAGGCCGGTCTGAAGGTAATCGATCTATCGGGCGATTTCCGTTTGAAATCGGGCGAACTGTACGGTCAGTGGTACAAACATAAAGCGGCCGAGCCGCAGTATTTGGAGCGGGCGGTTTACGGGCTTGCCGAGCTGTTCGGGGAGGAGGCCCGTGGGGTGGATTTCATTTCCAATCCGGGCTGCTATCCTACAGCAGCGGCGCTGGGCTTGGCCCCAGCTCTTGCGGCCGGCTGGATTGATCCGGATTCCGTCATTATTGACGCCAAATCAGGGGTTTCCGGCTCCGGCAGGGGATTGAATCTGTCCGCACATTTTTCGGAAGTGAATGAGAATTTCTCGGTTTACAAGGTGAACCGCCACCAGCATATACCCGAGATTGAACAGACGCTGTCCCTGATTGCCGGCAGGGAGATTACCGTTACGTTCACCACTCATTTGGTTCCGATGACACGGGGCATTATGTGCACGATGTATGGATCCTTGAACGGGGACCGTACGGAGGAGGATTTGATCGAGCTGTACCGGAAGTACTATGAAGGGCGGCCTTTTGTCAGAATCCGCGGCAAGGGCAAATGGCCCGCAACCAAGGAAGTCGCCGGCTCCAATTACTGCGATATCGGATTCGCCGCGGACCGGAGAACGGGCCGGCTCACCATTATTTCCGTCATTGACAATATCGTAAAAGGAGCCGCCGGCCAAGCGGTGCAAAATTTGAATTTGATGATGGGCTGGGATGAACAGACGGGGCTCCGTCTTACGCCTATTTTTCCTTGA
- the secA gene encoding preprotein translocase subunit SecA: MLGLVKKIFGDSNERELKRMLKTVEKINELEPKTESLTDEQLRDKTDEFRTRLQQGETLDDLLPEAFAVVREASKRTLGMRHFDVQLIGGMVLHEGRIAEMKTGEGKTLVATLPLYLNALLGKGAHLVTVNDYLATVGKETMGRVYNFLGLTVGINLNGLSHEEKQEAYNCDITYGTNNEFGFDYLRDNMVLYKEQMVQRPLYYAIIDEVDSILIDEARTPLIISGQAAKSTELYGRADHFVSKLVHEEDYTIDIKMKSVTLTEKGVEKAERAFGIDNLFDHQHVTVNHHITQALKAHAIMKRDVDYVVQDGEVVIVDEFTGRLMTGRRYSDGLHQAIEAKEKLKVQHESMTLATITFQNYFRMYRKLSGMTGTAKTEEEEFKKIYGLDVIVVPTNKPMIRKDQPDVVYKTEASKFRMVVEEIAERHKRNQPVLVGTVSIENSELLSGLLKKKGIPHQVLNAKYHAEEAEIVARAGQPGAITISTNMAGRGTDILLGPGVPELGGLHIIGTERHESRRIDNQLRGRAGRQGDPGSSQFYLSLQDELMRRFGAENIMNMMDRFGFEEDQPIESKLVTRAIESAQKRVEGNNFDLRKVVLQYDDVMNQQRMIIYKQRREVLESENISDVVLGMIDSSIERLVQAHCPDEQVPEEWDLQSIIDHANGTFLHEGQLAEKELRGKEKEEIVETIKELVRKLYLQREEQIGPEIMREFEKVVVLRAVDSKWMDHIDAMDQLRQGIHLRAYGGSDPLREYQFEGFEMFQQMIESIQEEVSTYIMKAHVESNIEREAVAEGQAVDPNADAVKKPIRRREEKVGRNEPCPCGSGKKYKQCHGAS; encoded by the coding sequence ATGCTGGGACTCGTAAAGAAAATATTCGGGGATTCAAATGAACGCGAACTGAAGCGGATGTTGAAAACCGTTGAAAAAATTAATGAGCTGGAGCCGAAGACCGAAAGTTTGACGGACGAGCAGCTTCGGGACAAAACCGATGAATTCAGAACGCGGCTGCAGCAAGGCGAAACATTGGACGACCTGCTGCCGGAGGCGTTTGCCGTCGTCAGGGAGGCTTCCAAACGGACGCTGGGCATGCGTCATTTTGATGTGCAGTTGATTGGGGGCATGGTCCTCCATGAAGGAAGAATTGCCGAAATGAAAACAGGGGAAGGAAAAACCCTGGTGGCGACGCTTCCCTTGTATTTGAACGCCTTGTTGGGCAAGGGAGCCCATCTCGTGACGGTGAACGACTACCTGGCTACGGTGGGTAAGGAAACGATGGGACGGGTCTACAATTTTCTCGGGCTTACCGTAGGAATAAACCTGAACGGCCTATCGCACGAGGAGAAGCAGGAAGCTTACAACTGCGACATCACATATGGGACGAACAATGAATTCGGCTTCGATTATTTGCGCGACAACATGGTGCTGTACAAAGAACAGATGGTGCAGCGTCCGCTGTATTATGCGATTATCGACGAAGTCGACTCGATCCTGATCGATGAAGCCCGGACGCCGTTGATCATTTCCGGCCAAGCCGCAAAATCGACGGAATTGTACGGCAGGGCGGACCATTTTGTCAGCAAGCTGGTTCACGAAGAAGATTACACCATTGATATAAAGATGAAATCGGTCACCTTGACCGAGAAAGGCGTGGAGAAAGCCGAGAGGGCGTTCGGGATCGATAACCTGTTCGACCATCAGCATGTGACCGTCAACCATCACATTACCCAGGCGCTGAAAGCGCACGCCATCATGAAGCGGGATGTCGACTACGTCGTACAGGACGGCGAAGTGGTCATCGTCGACGAATTCACCGGCCGTTTGATGACGGGACGCCGCTACAGCGACGGATTGCATCAGGCGATTGAGGCGAAGGAAAAGCTGAAGGTGCAGCATGAAAGCATGACGCTGGCGACGATCACCTTCCAGAATTACTTCCGGATGTACCGCAAATTGTCGGGAATGACCGGTACGGCGAAAACAGAGGAAGAGGAATTCAAGAAAATCTACGGCCTGGACGTAATAGTGGTGCCCACGAACAAGCCGATGATCCGCAAAGACCAACCGGATGTGGTTTATAAAACGGAAGCCAGCAAGTTCCGTATGGTGGTGGAGGAAATTGCCGAGCGCCACAAACGGAATCAGCCGGTATTGGTCGGCACGGTATCCATCGAAAATTCGGAATTACTGTCCGGATTGCTGAAGAAAAAAGGCATTCCCCACCAAGTGCTAAATGCCAAGTACCATGCGGAGGAGGCCGAGATTGTCGCCCGCGCCGGGCAGCCCGGAGCGATAACGATCTCCACGAATATGGCCGGACGGGGAACCGACATTCTGCTGGGACCCGGTGTTCCGGAGCTCGGCGGCTTGCATATTATCGGTACGGAGAGGCATGAAAGCCGAAGAATCGACAATCAGCTTCGGGGACGCGCAGGACGGCAGGGAGATCCGGGCTCTTCGCAATTTTACCTGTCTTTGCAGGATGAGCTGATGCGCAGATTCGGCGCTGAGAATATCATGAACATGATGGATCGGTTCGGCTTCGAGGAGGACCAGCCGATAGAGAGCAAGCTGGTAACCCGTGCGATCGAATCGGCTCAGAAGCGGGTTGAAGGAAACAACTTCGATTTGCGGAAAGTGGTCCTTCAGTATGACGATGTCATGAACCAGCAGCGGATGATCATCTACAAGCAGCGCAGGGAAGTGCTGGAATCGGAGAATATCAGCGACGTTGTTCTGGGAATGATCGATTCGTCCATTGAACGTTTGGTTCAAGCCCATTGTCCGGACGAGCAGGTGCCGGAGGAATGGGATCTTCAGTCGATCATCGATCATGCCAACGGTACGTTTCTGCATGAAGGTCAGCTGGCCGAGAAGGAGCTTCGCGGCAAGGAAAAGGAAGAAATCGTTGAAACGATCAAGGAATTGGTCAGAAAATTATACCTGCAGCGTGAAGAACAGATCGGGCCGGAGATCATGCGCGAATTCGAGAAGGTCGTCGTGCTTCGCGCCGTAGACAGCAAATGGATGGATCATATCGACGCCATGGATCAGCTTCGCCAAGGGATTCATCTCAGGGCCTACGGCGGAAGCGATCCGCTGCGCGAATACCAATTCGAAGGCTTCGAGATGTTCCAGCAAATGATCGAAAGCATTCAGGAGGAAGTTTCCACTTATATCATGAAAGCGCATGTGGAAAGCAACATCGAGCGCGAAGCGGTAGCTGAGGGCCAAGCGGTCGATCCGAATGCGGATGCCGTCAAAAAGCCGATCCGCCGCCGGGAAGAGAAGGTCGGCCGCAACGAGCCCTGTCCTTGCGGAAGCGGCAAGAAATACAAGCAATGCCATGGCGCTTCTTAA
- a CDS encoding glycosyltransferase translates to MQPKRVLVGSPVNQSPEILKHFLLSLSELNQKHPKLDFLFIDDNEDKESKRLLVDFKMKENCVTIIESARLGQEISMKYIRNDQTHIWTEPLTWKVAAFKDYIIQQALDSNYDYLFLVDSDLVLHPDTIDSLIQSNKPIISEIYWTKWDSFSEELPQVWLRDQYDLFQKGREEKLNEREIQERTGRFIKMLREPGVYKVGGLGACTLISWGAMTAGVSFKEIYNVSFLGEDRHFCIRAAALGFELFVDTHYPAYHIYRESELDGLEQYKKENEQRVVINQKLKLIQTVKSGIEGLGTFHYKNGYSRDWRPFYDESMIQQLSLEFVENRSMYIAENVSVDAQVADCDVIKLDMNAGTATVEYLLTNKGFKNHESFYEQYRCESDLIASPNGDWLIESIHVKDSVRTVEIPMVRIAKDNNNKLTLSMVIKNEAGRYLEKVLKEHKQYIDEAVIIDDGSTDNSVEVCFAILKDIPVHLVQNKSSKFGNEIELRRQQWEETLRMNPDWILNLDADEHFEPRFFESVHDLINQQKFDTICFRLYDFWDDEHYREDEFWRAHMSYRPFLIRYQPHFKYQWNESAQHCGRFPQNVLELPSAKSQLRLKHLGWSRKEDRIHKYNRYMALDPNGQYGWKEQYQSILDEQVNLVKWIE, encoded by the coding sequence AACCAAAAAGGGTATTAGTAGGAAGTCCTGTTAATCAGAGTCCGGAAATTCTTAAGCATTTCCTTTTGTCATTAAGTGAATTAAATCAAAAACATCCCAAACTTGACTTCCTATTCATTGATGACAATGAAGATAAAGAGTCAAAAAGACTTCTTGTTGATTTTAAAATGAAGGAAAACTGTGTCACGATTATTGAAAGCGCTCGACTTGGTCAAGAGATCTCCATGAAATATATCAGAAATGATCAGACTCATATTTGGACGGAACCGTTGACATGGAAGGTGGCTGCCTTTAAGGATTATATCATTCAACAAGCCCTCGATTCGAATTACGATTATTTATTTCTGGTGGATTCCGATTTGGTTTTACACCCTGACACGATTGATTCCTTAATTCAGTCCAACAAACCCATTATTTCCGAAATCTATTGGACCAAATGGGACTCCTTTTCTGAAGAATTACCCCAGGTGTGGCTACGGGACCAGTATGATCTATTCCAGAAGGGCCGCGAGGAAAAATTGAATGAACGGGAAATTCAGGAGCGTACTGGCAGATTTATTAAAATGCTCAGGGAACCGGGTGTTTATAAGGTTGGCGGTCTGGGGGCTTGTACTTTGATAAGTTGGGGGGCTATGACAGCGGGAGTCAGTTTTAAAGAAATATATAATGTATCTTTTTTGGGCGAAGATCGGCATTTCTGTATAAGAGCTGCTGCTTTGGGATTTGAACTGTTCGTGGATACGCATTATCCGGCATATCATATTTACAGAGAGTCGGAATTGGATGGTTTAGAGCAGTATAAAAAAGAGAATGAACAACGCGTTGTTATTAATCAGAAGTTAAAATTGATACAAACGGTAAAGTCGGGAATCGAAGGATTAGGCACTTTTCATTACAAGAATGGATACTCTCGGGACTGGAGGCCATTTTATGATGAAAGTATGATACAGCAATTAAGTTTGGAATTTGTGGAAAATCGTTCGATGTATATTGCCGAAAACGTTTCTGTCGATGCTCAAGTTGCGGATTGCGATGTAATAAAGCTTGATATGAACGCAGGCACTGCAACTGTAGAGTATCTGCTGACCAATAAAGGATTTAAAAATCATGAAAGTTTTTATGAACAATATCGATGCGAATCCGATCTTATTGCCTCGCCGAATGGTGATTGGCTGATTGAATCCATCCATGTGAAAGATTCTGTCAGGACGGTTGAAATTCCGATGGTCCGCATTGCTAAAGACAATAACAACAAACTGACTTTATCCATGGTGATCAAAAATGAAGCGGGTCGTTATTTGGAAAAGGTCCTAAAGGAACATAAACAGTATATTGATGAAGCCGTTATTATTGATGATGGAAGTACGGATAATAGCGTGGAAGTGTGCTTTGCCATTCTGAAGGATATCCCGGTTCACCTTGTCCAAAACAAGTCATCCAAATTTGGGAATGAAATTGAATTGAGAAGACAACAGTGGGAGGAAACGCTCAGAATGAACCCAGACTGGATTCTAAATCTGGATGCGGATGAACATTTTGAACCCAGGTTTTTTGAATCCGTACATGATCTGATTAACCAGCAAAAATTCGATACGATCTGCTTCAGATTATACGACTTTTGGGATGATGAGCATTACCGGGAGGATGAGTTTTGGAGAGCTCATATGTCTTATCGTCCTTTTCTGATAAGATATCAGCCCCATTTTAAATACCAATGGAATGAAAGCGCGCAACATTGTGGACGGTTCCCCCAAAATGTGTTGGAGTTACCGTCGGCCAAATCGCAGCTTCGTTTAAAGCACTTGGGCTGGTCTAGAAAAGAGGATAGGATCCATAAATATAACCGTTATATGGCGCTTGATCCCAATGGTCAATATGGATGGAAAGAGCAGTATCAATCAATTTTGGATGAACAAGTGAATTTGGTGAAATGGATCGAATAA
- the hpf gene encoding ribosome hibernation-promoting factor, HPF/YfiA family: MKYNIRGERMEVTEALREYVEKKLNRLEKYFDTPLEPEVHVTMSVIKDLQTVEVTIPLTGVVLRAEERNEDMYASIDLVADKLERQIRKHKTRINRKFRQEGGLRSLIKENFENGVSRYLEEDEDEFEVVRNKRFPLKPMDIEEAILQMNMVGHNFFVFSNMETAEINVVYKRNDGKYGLIEPAK, from the coding sequence ATGAAGTACAACATTCGCGGAGAACGGATGGAGGTAACCGAAGCTTTACGTGAGTATGTGGAAAAAAAGCTAAACAGGTTGGAAAAGTATTTCGACACTCCCCTTGAACCTGAAGTGCATGTAACAATGAGCGTCATTAAGGATTTGCAGACCGTGGAAGTGACGATCCCTTTAACCGGGGTGGTTCTTCGCGCGGAGGAGCGCAATGAGGATATGTATGCCTCCATCGACCTTGTTGCGGATAAGCTGGAACGGCAAATTCGCAAGCATAAAACAAGAATCAACCGCAAATTCCGGCAGGAGGGCGGATTGAGATCTTTAATTAAAGAAAATTTCGAAAACGGCGTAAGCCGCTATCTGGAAGAGGATGAAGACGAATTTGAAGTGGTGCGCAACAAGCGGTTTCCGCTGAAGCCGATGGACATTGAGGAAGCGATTCTGCAGATGAACATGGTCGGCCATAACTTCTTCGTTTTTTCCAATATGGAAACGGCAGAAATCAACGTGGTTTACAAGCGCAACGATGGGAAATACGGCTTGATCGAGCCCGCCAAATAA
- the prfB gene encoding peptide chain release factor 2 (programmed frameshift), translating to MIDPEIKQDLRDMTKRINDLRGSLDLDLKQEHIDNYEEKMAAPDFWDDNEKAQKIISELNAIKSVTERFDEISSEYEELELMLQLAEEENDESLVPELREGIKKLLAKLESFELQLLLNQPYDKYNAILELHPGAGGTESQDWAEMLLRMYRRWADDHDFKVEVLDFLPGDEAGVKSVTLLIKGHNAYGYLKAEKGVHRLVRISPFDASGRRHTSFVSCDVMPEIDDDIEVEVRPEDLKIDVYRSSGAGGQHINTTDSAVRITHIPTGIVTACQTERSQIQNRERAMKMLKSKLYERKIEEHQKHLAEIRGEQMEIGWGSQIRSYVFHPYSMVKDHRTLTETGNVQAVMDGEIDMFIDAYLRRQIRHE from the exons CTGATTGATCCGGAAATCAAACAGGATTTGAGAGATATGACGAAAAGAATCAACGATTTAAGGGGGTCTCTT GACCTCGATCTGAAGCAGGAGCACATTGATAATTACGAGGAAAAGATGGCCGCGCCCGACTTTTGGGACGATAATGAAAAGGCGCAGAAGATTATTTCGGAATTGAATGCGATCAAATCGGTGACTGAGCGATTCGACGAAATTTCTTCGGAATACGAGGAACTGGAGCTGATGCTGCAGCTGGCCGAGGAAGAAAATGATGAAAGCCTCGTTCCCGAGCTGCGGGAGGGAATCAAGAAGCTGCTCGCCAAATTGGAAAGCTTTGAGCTGCAGCTTCTGCTCAATCAGCCTTACGATAAATATAACGCCATTCTGGAGCTGCATCCCGGAGCAGGCGGCACCGAATCGCAGGATTGGGCGGAAATGCTGCTCCGCATGTACAGACGATGGGCGGACGATCATGATTTTAAGGTAGAGGTGCTGGATTTTCTGCCCGGAGACGAGGCTGGCGTCAAAAGTGTCACCCTGCTGATCAAAGGACATAATGCATACGGCTACCTGAAAGCTGAAAAAGGCGTGCACCGGCTGGTGCGGATCTCGCCCTTCGACGCTTCCGGAAGACGGCACACATCGTTCGTATCCTGCGATGTCATGCCTGAAATCGACGATGACATCGAAGTGGAAGTTCGGCCGGAGGATTTGAAGATCGATGTGTATCGTTCCAGCGGCGCGGGCGGACAGCATATCAATACCACGGATTCCGCCGTGCGTATCACCCATATTCCGACGGGCATCGTCACTGCCTGTCAGACCGAAAGGTCGCAGATCCAGAACCGCGAGCGCGCGATGAAGATGCTCAAGTCCAAGCTCTATGAACGAAAGATCGAGGAGCATCAGAAGCATTTAGCCGAAATCCGCGGCGAGCAAATGGAGATCGGGTGGGGCAGCCAGATCCGTTCGTACGTTTTTCATCCGTACAGCATGGTAAAGGATCATCGCACTCTGACGGAAACGGGCAATGTGCAAGCCGTCATGGATGGCGAAATCGATATGTTTATCGATGCCTATCTGCGCAGGCAGATCCGGCACGAATAA
- a CDS encoding cold shock domain-containing protein — MQGRVKWFNAEKGYGFIETEQGGDVFVHYSAIQTEGFKTLEEGQAVEFDIVEGARGPQAANVVKL, encoded by the coding sequence ATGCAAGGAAGAGTTAAATGGTTTAACGCAGAAAAAGGTTACGGTTTTATCGAAACTGAGCAAGGTGGAGATGTATTCGTACACTACTCCGCCATCCAAACCGAAGGCTTCAAGACCCTCGAAGAAGGTCAAGCCGTGGAATTCGATATTGTGGAAGGCGCACGCGGTCCGCAAGCAGCGAATGTTGTCAAACTGTAA
- the argJ gene encoding bifunctional glutamate N-acetyltransferase/amino-acid acetyltransferase ArgJ — protein MMNQSAFSVVEGGSITSPRGFGAGGLHCGLKKTDRYDLGAIFCEVPAVAAGVYTRNLFQAAPLKVTRSSIAVEGKLRAMVVNSGNANACTGQQGEEDAFRMRSVAAEAFGLPEHYVGVTSTGVIGELLPMDKVVSGLRRLPAKVSGQGAEDFCQAILTTDLVRKMLCVQLEVDGRTVYIAGAAKGSGMIHPNMATMLGFLTTDANIEQGVLQKLLNEVTDATFNMITVDGDTSTNDMLVAMASGLAEHAPIAPGHPDWEKFAAAFRHVAEHLAKMIARDGEGATKLIEVNVFGAVSDEAAKSIAKTVIGSSLVKSAAFGADANWGRIIAAVGRAGQPVNTDTVDIFVGDIQVLRQSRPVPFDEDEALEYLRGESVRFDIHLHMGEANATAWGCDLTYEYVRINAAYRT, from the coding sequence ATGATGAATCAGAGCGCATTCAGCGTTGTAGAGGGCGGATCTATCACGTCTCCGAGGGGGTTCGGAGCAGGGGGTCTGCACTGCGGATTGAAGAAAACGGATCGCTACGATCTAGGGGCGATATTCTGCGAGGTGCCGGCTGTGGCGGCCGGCGTATATACCCGCAATTTGTTTCAGGCGGCGCCGCTGAAGGTGACCCGCAGCAGCATCGCGGTTGAAGGAAAGCTCCGGGCGATGGTGGTCAACAGCGGCAATGCGAATGCTTGCACAGGCCAACAGGGGGAGGAGGACGCCTTCCGGATGCGGTCAGTCGCCGCGGAGGCATTCGGCCTGCCTGAACACTACGTGGGTGTGACTTCCACAGGGGTGATCGGAGAGCTGCTGCCGATGGATAAAGTGGTAAGCGGGCTGAGGCGGCTTCCCGCCAAAGTGAGCGGACAAGGTGCGGAGGATTTCTGCCAGGCGATTCTGACCACCGATTTGGTGCGGAAGATGCTGTGCGTGCAGCTGGAAGTGGATGGGCGAACCGTTTATATCGCCGGCGCAGCGAAGGGCTCCGGCATGATCCATCCGAACATGGCGACGATGCTCGGTTTTCTCACCACCGATGCGAATATCGAGCAAGGGGTTCTGCAGAAGCTGCTTAATGAAGTGACCGATGCCACTTTCAATATGATTACCGTTGATGGAGATACCAGCACAAACGACATGCTCGTGGCGATGGCCAGCGGGCTGGCGGAGCATGCACCGATCGCTCCCGGCCATCCGGATTGGGAAAAGTTCGCTGCGGCATTTCGGCATGTGGCCGAGCATTTGGCCAAAATGATTGCGAGAGACGGCGAGGGAGCCACCAAGCTGATCGAAGTGAACGTGTTCGGCGCGGTTTCCGATGAAGCCGCCAAGTCCATTGCCAAGACGGTGATCGGTTCCAGCCTGGTGAAATCCGCCGCATTCGGGGCGGATGCAAACTGGGGAAGAATCATTGCGGCGGTGGGCAGAGCGGGACAGCCGGTCAACACGGACACAGTGGACATTTTTGTCGGCGATATTCAGGTGCTGCGGCAGTCCCGGCCGGTTCCTTTTGATGAAGACGAAGCTTTGGAGTACTTGAGGGGCGAGTCGGTGCGCTTTGACATCCACCTTCATATGGGCGAAGCGAATGCGACGGCTTGGGGCTGTGATTTGACCTATGAGTATGTGCGGATTAATGCCGCTTACCGGACATGA